A single window of Oerskovia paurometabola DNA harbors:
- a CDS encoding aldo/keto reductase gives METRTLGRGLEVSALGLGCMGMSQSYGPNPGDRAEMIAVLRGAVERGVTFFDTAEVYGPYVNEELVGEALEPLRDQVVLATKFGFDIRDGRSVGVDSRPEQIRRVADASLRRLRTDRIDLFYQHRVDPEVPIEEVAGTVAELVAEGKVAHFGLSEAGAGTIRRAHAVHPVTALQSEYSLWTREIEHEILPALDELGISLVPFSPLGKGFLTGTVNASTEFTPGDVRTLIPRFTEENRAANQALVDLVTEVAAVHRATPAQVALAWLLAQRPDLVPIPGTRRLSRIEENLGATTLDLSAADLSSLGEAAARLGVAGARYNEAMQKMTGL, from the coding sequence ATGGAGACACGGACGCTCGGACGAGGGCTCGAGGTCTCGGCCCTCGGGCTGGGATGCATGGGCATGAGCCAGAGCTACGGACCCAACCCGGGAGACCGCGCCGAGATGATCGCGGTGCTGCGCGGGGCGGTCGAGCGCGGTGTCACGTTCTTCGACACCGCCGAGGTGTACGGCCCGTACGTCAACGAGGAGCTCGTGGGCGAGGCACTCGAACCGCTGCGTGACCAGGTGGTCCTCGCGACGAAGTTCGGCTTCGACATCCGCGACGGGAGGTCGGTCGGTGTGGACAGCCGCCCCGAGCAGATCCGTCGCGTCGCCGACGCGTCGCTCCGGCGGCTGCGTACCGACCGGATCGACCTGTTCTACCAGCACCGCGTCGACCCGGAGGTGCCCATCGAGGAGGTCGCGGGCACGGTGGCCGAGCTCGTCGCCGAGGGCAAGGTAGCCCACTTCGGACTCTCCGAGGCCGGCGCCGGCACCATCCGCCGCGCCCACGCCGTCCATCCCGTGACCGCGCTGCAGAGCGAGTACTCGCTGTGGACCCGGGAGATCGAGCACGAGATCCTGCCGGCCCTCGACGAGCTCGGCATCTCGCTCGTGCCGTTCAGCCCGCTCGGCAAGGGCTTCCTCACGGGCACCGTGAACGCCTCGACCGAGTTCACCCCGGGGGACGTCCGCACCCTCATCCCGCGCTTCACCGAGGAGAACCGGGCCGCGAACCAGGCGCTCGTCGACCTCGTCACCGAGGTCGCGGCAGTCCACCGGGCGACGCCCGCCCAGGTCGCCCTCGCCTGGCTGCTCGCCCAGCGCCCGGACCTCGTCCCGATCCCGGGCACCCGGAGGCTGTCCCGCATCGAGGAGAACCTCGGTGCGACCACGCTCGACCTCTCCGCGGCCGACCTCTCGTCCCTCGGGGAGGCGGCGGCCCGCCTCGGCGTCGCCGGTGCCCGCTACAACGAGGCCATGCAGAAGATGACCGGCCTCTGA
- a CDS encoding VOC family protein — MEPRVSLITLGVRDVARARAFYVDGLGWEPVNEVPGEVVFLQVGHGLLLSLWRRADLLEEAGPGVHEAHHSPEHSPGHVVPVALAHNVGSPAEVDDVLASALAAGGSVVVHAQVRVWGGYSGYFADPDGFRWEVAHNPGLVVSDDGRVTFVAPEPDPGAW; from the coding sequence ATGGAACCTCGCGTCAGTCTGATCACCCTCGGGGTGCGCGACGTCGCCCGGGCGCGCGCCTTCTACGTCGACGGCCTGGGCTGGGAGCCGGTCAACGAGGTGCCGGGCGAGGTCGTCTTCCTCCAGGTCGGCCACGGCCTGCTGCTCTCCCTGTGGCGCCGCGCCGACCTCCTCGAAGAGGCCGGTCCTGGCGTCCACGAGGCCCACCACTCCCCTGAGCATTCGCCGGGGCACGTCGTACCCGTCGCGCTCGCGCACAACGTCGGTTCCCCCGCGGAGGTGGACGACGTCCTGGCGAGCGCGCTCGCCGCAGGAGGCTCCGTCGTCGTGCACGCGCAGGTGCGCGTGTGGGGTGGGTACTCGGGGTACTTCGCGGACCCGGACGGGTTCCGCTGGGAGGTCGCGCACAACCCGGGCCTCGTGGTGTCCGACGACGGACGGGTCACCTTCGTCGCGCCGGAACCCGACCCCGGGGCCTGGTAG
- a CDS encoding TetR/AcrR family transcriptional regulator, with protein sequence MPGSVRARMPKGERRVQLLTIAERLFSDHGYHHITMDDIADGAGVSKPVLYRHFPSKLDLYLALVDQQGAALVDSVRTVLAPFRSAPPGTSPTDVDALAVDGLAVIEAIVRAYVDYARTAGPSAGLLFESDVMRDPGVRARVLEPDEVNAREFARVLGRLTSLTEHEALVVARTCTAIARNAAGEAARAGTDVTSEELTRLVPALAWRGVHGMLRRDR encoded by the coding sequence ATGCCCGGTTCCGTCCGCGCACGCATGCCCAAGGGCGAACGGCGTGTGCAGCTGCTCACGATCGCCGAACGCCTGTTCTCCGACCACGGCTACCACCACATCACGATGGACGACATCGCCGACGGCGCCGGGGTCAGCAAGCCCGTCCTCTACCGGCACTTCCCGTCCAAGCTCGACCTGTACCTCGCGCTCGTCGACCAGCAGGGCGCGGCGCTCGTGGACTCGGTCCGCACCGTCCTCGCACCGTTCCGGTCCGCACCACCGGGCACCTCCCCCACCGACGTCGACGCGCTCGCCGTGGACGGGCTCGCCGTGATCGAGGCCATCGTGCGGGCGTACGTCGACTACGCGCGGACCGCCGGCCCGTCCGCGGGTCTCCTGTTCGAGTCCGACGTCATGCGCGACCCCGGCGTCCGCGCCCGCGTGCTCGAGCCCGACGAGGTCAACGCCCGCGAGTTCGCCCGCGTCCTCGGCCGCCTGACGTCGCTCACCGAGCACGAGGCGCTCGTCGTCGCTCGCACGTGCACCGCGATCGCGCGCAACGCCGCGGGCGAGGCCGCGCGCGCCGGCACCGACGTGACGAGCGAGGAGCTCACCCGGCTCGTGCCCGCGCTCGCGTGGCGCGGGGTCCACGGGATGCTGCGCCGCGACCGCTGA
- a CDS encoding MarC family protein, with the protein MNDIMDLRLFTEVFITLFVIMDPPGTVPIFLGLTSAMGAKQRNQAARTAILVAFGVIVSFAVFGQQILNYMGISLPALKASGGLLLLLVAMELLTGKMEEPTPSGNKGVNVALVPLGTPLLAGPGAIVATMVFVQRADGSAADWVAIAAGVVAVHLTLFLAMRFANVIHRVLGDSGTILVTRIAGLLLAAIAVQLVADAVTAFVQMAN; encoded by the coding sequence GTGAACGACATCATGGACCTGCGCCTCTTCACCGAGGTGTTCATCACGCTGTTCGTGATCATGGACCCTCCCGGGACGGTCCCCATCTTCCTGGGACTGACCAGCGCCATGGGCGCCAAGCAACGCAACCAGGCCGCCCGGACGGCGATCCTCGTCGCGTTCGGCGTGATCGTGTCGTTCGCGGTCTTCGGCCAGCAGATCCTCAACTACATGGGCATCTCGCTCCCGGCGCTCAAGGCGTCCGGCGGCCTCCTGCTCCTGCTGGTCGCGATGGAGCTGCTGACGGGCAAGATGGAGGAGCCGACGCCGTCGGGCAACAAGGGCGTCAACGTCGCCCTGGTCCCGCTCGGCACGCCGCTCCTGGCCGGGCCCGGTGCGATCGTCGCAACCATGGTCTTCGTCCAGCGTGCCGACGGGTCCGCCGCGGACTGGGTGGCGATCGCGGCCGGCGTCGTCGCCGTGCACCTCACGCTGTTCCTGGCGATGCGCTTCGCGAACGTCATCCACCGCGTCCTGGGCGACTCGGGCACGATCCTCGTGACCCGCATCGCGGGCCTGCTCCTCGCGGCGATCGCGGTGCAGCTCGTCGCGGACGCCGTCACGGCGTTCGTGCAGATGGCGAACTAG
- a CDS encoding PHP domain-containing protein, whose product MRIDLHTHSTASDGTDAPAHVVADAAAAGLDVVALTDHDTTAGWADAAESAQQHGIALVRGAEISARAGHVSVHLLSYLHDPTHPDLLAETERTREDRVSRARRMVERIGEDYPLTWEDVLSQTQEGTTIGRPHIADALVATGHVSDRSAAFATILHPGTGYYVPHYAPDVLDAVRAVRAAGGVPVFAHPGADGRGRVVPDVVIEQMADAGLLGLEVHHRDHSTQQVARLEDIAHTLGLLVTGSSDYHGAGKPNRLGENTTAPRVLETIEELGTLDVIR is encoded by the coding sequence GTGCGCATCGACCTCCACACCCACTCCACGGCGTCCGACGGGACCGATGCTCCGGCCCACGTCGTGGCGGACGCAGCCGCCGCAGGGCTCGACGTCGTCGCCCTGACCGACCACGACACGACCGCCGGCTGGGCCGACGCCGCCGAGTCCGCCCAGCAGCACGGCATCGCCCTGGTGCGCGGCGCGGAGATCTCGGCCCGCGCGGGACACGTCTCCGTGCACCTCCTGAGCTACCTGCACGACCCCACCCACCCCGACCTGCTGGCCGAGACCGAGCGGACGCGCGAGGACCGCGTCTCGCGCGCCCGGCGCATGGTCGAGCGGATCGGCGAGGACTACCCGCTCACGTGGGAAGATGTCCTGTCGCAGACGCAGGAGGGGACCACGATCGGGCGGCCGCACATCGCGGACGCCCTGGTGGCCACGGGCCACGTCAGCGACCGCTCGGCGGCATTCGCCACGATCCTGCACCCCGGCACCGGCTACTACGTGCCGCACTACGCACCCGACGTCCTGGACGCCGTGCGCGCGGTGCGCGCGGCGGGCGGCGTGCCCGTCTTCGCCCACCCGGGCGCCGACGGACGAGGACGCGTGGTGCCGGACGTGGTCATCGAGCAGATGGCCGACGCAGGACTGCTGGGGCTCGAGGTGCACCACCGCGACCACAGCACACAGCAGGTTGCCCGCCTCGAGGACATCGCCCACACCCTGGGCCTCCTCGTGACGGGTTCGAGCGACTACCACGGGGCCGGCAAACCGAACCGGCTCGGCGAGAACACGACAGCACCACGAGTGCTGGAGACGATCGAGGAGCTAGGCACGTTGGACGTGATCCGATGA
- a CDS encoding DEAD/DEAH box helicase: MTTTETPVEPTELDLPSVENPADDVQGTLSSSVQAKDVSFADFGVRPEIVEALADAGITHPFPIQAMTLPVAMSGHDIIGQAKTGTGKTLGFGVPLLHRVVAPGEEGFDQLPAPGKPQALVIVPTRELAVQVAGDLEAASAKRSVRIIQLYGGRAYEPQIATLNAGVEVVVGTPGRMIDLMNQGHLNLTRARCVVLDEADEMLDLGFLPDVEKLLSRTPAARHTMLFSATMPGAVVSMARRYMTQPTHIRANDPDDGGQTVKNIKQVVYRAHALDKVEVLARILQSEGRGLTIVFARTKRTAAKVADELADRGFASGAIHGDLGQGAREQALRAFRSGKIDVLVATDVAARGIDVDDVTHVVNYQCPEDEKTYLHRTGRTGRAGNKGTAVTFVDWDDVPRWSLINKALDLNIPEPVETYSTSPHLYTDLNIPEGTKGRLPKSAQTRAGLDAEKLEDLGETGKRGGAPSRGGRDAGRDAGRSGSRDAGRSGGRDSERSGSRSGGREGGRAGEGAQRSSSTGSTDAAQAPRTEAPAAGASAEGAPSRPRRQRNRRRTHGGASGAGTAGTPAPTE, from the coding sequence GTGACCACCACCGAAACTCCCGTCGAGCCCACCGAGCTCGACCTCCCCTCTGTCGAGAACCCTGCCGACGACGTCCAGGGCACGCTGTCGTCGAGCGTCCAGGCCAAGGACGTCTCCTTCGCGGACTTCGGCGTCCGCCCGGAGATCGTCGAGGCGCTGGCCGACGCCGGCATCACCCACCCCTTCCCCATCCAGGCCATGACGCTGCCGGTCGCGATGTCGGGCCACGACATCATCGGCCAGGCCAAGACCGGCACCGGCAAGACGCTCGGCTTCGGCGTGCCGCTGCTGCACCGCGTCGTCGCTCCGGGCGAGGAGGGCTTCGACCAGCTCCCCGCCCCGGGCAAGCCGCAGGCGCTCGTCATCGTCCCGACGCGTGAGCTCGCCGTCCAGGTCGCCGGCGACCTCGAGGCCGCGTCGGCCAAGCGCAGCGTCCGCATCATCCAGCTCTACGGCGGCCGTGCGTACGAGCCGCAGATCGCGACGCTCAACGCGGGCGTCGAGGTCGTCGTCGGTACCCCGGGTCGCATGATCGACCTCATGAACCAGGGGCACCTCAACCTCACGCGCGCTCGCTGCGTCGTGCTCGACGAGGCCGACGAGATGCTCGACCTGGGCTTCCTGCCCGACGTCGAGAAGCTCCTCTCGCGCACGCCCGCAGCCCGCCACACGATGCTGTTCTCGGCGACCATGCCGGGCGCGGTCGTCTCGATGGCGCGCCGGTACATGACGCAGCCCACCCACATCCGGGCCAACGACCCGGACGACGGCGGCCAGACCGTCAAGAACATCAAGCAGGTCGTCTACCGCGCGCACGCGCTCGACAAGGTCGAGGTCCTCGCGCGCATCCTCCAGTCCGAGGGCCGCGGTCTGACGATCGTGTTCGCGCGCACCAAGCGCACGGCCGCCAAGGTGGCCGACGAGCTCGCGGACCGCGGCTTCGCGTCGGGCGCGATCCACGGCGACCTGGGCCAGGGCGCCCGCGAGCAGGCGCTGCGCGCGTTCCGCTCGGGCAAGATCGACGTGCTCGTCGCGACCGACGTCGCAGCCCGCGGCATCGACGTCGACGACGTCACGCACGTCGTGAACTACCAGTGCCCCGAGGACGAGAAGACCTACCTGCACCGCACGGGACGTACCGGCCGCGCGGGCAACAAGGGCACGGCCGTCACGTTCGTCGACTGGGACGACGTGCCCCGCTGGTCGCTCATCAACAAGGCCTTGGACCTGAACATCCCGGAGCCCGTCGAGACGTACTCGACGTCCCCCCACCTGTACACGGACCTCAACATCCCCGAGGGCACCAAGGGCCGCCTGCCCAAGTCCGCGCAGACCCGCGCGGGCCTGGACGCCGAGAAGCTCGAGGACCTGGGCGAGACCGGCAAGCGTGGCGGTGCACCGTCGCGCGGCGGCCGCGACGCAGGCCGCGACGCGGGCCGTTCGGGCTCGCGCGACGCCGGGCGTTCGGGTGGCCGCGACAGCGAGCGCAGCGGCTCGCGTTCCGGCGGCCGCGAGGGTGGTCGCGCCGGCGAGGGTGCACAGCGCTCCTCGTCCACGGGTTCCACCGACGCTGCTCAGGCTCCGCGCACCGAGGCTCCGGCTGCGGGCGCCTCGGCCGAGGGCGCTCCCTCACGTCCGCGTCGTCAGCGCAACCGCCGCCGCACGCACGGCGGCGCGTCGGGTGCCGGGACGGCAGGGACGCCGGCTCCGACCGAGTGA
- a CDS encoding ferritin-like fold-containing protein, translating into MSEPQHHDLSDGTARLATDRDVIGLLGLIAYTELATFGRLAADAANAPTLAQRHQLSRHAGKMLARHERVLERIADLGGDPEAEMGAFDGIFDDFESRTPSSTWWEGVLKGYVGHGVADDFCRLAADGLDDESRDLVLEILSDGVDSERSATVIADAAAADPVLASRLALWGRRLVGEALGLVQTLLSEREGLGRLLADGAGHRTEAGTPGAADVTGTAADRQAWVFSQLTAEHTRRMGRLGLAA; encoded by the coding sequence ATGAGCGAGCCCCAGCACCACGACCTGTCCGACGGTACGGCCAGGCTCGCGACCGACCGCGACGTGATCGGGCTCCTGGGCCTGATCGCCTACACCGAGCTCGCGACGTTCGGACGGCTGGCGGCCGACGCGGCGAACGCGCCGACCCTCGCGCAGCGCCACCAGCTCTCGCGGCACGCGGGCAAGATGCTCGCGCGGCACGAGCGGGTCCTGGAGCGCATCGCGGACCTGGGCGGTGACCCGGAGGCCGAGATGGGAGCCTTCGACGGCATCTTCGACGACTTCGAGAGCCGCACCCCGTCGAGCACCTGGTGGGAGGGCGTCCTCAAGGGGTACGTCGGGCACGGTGTGGCCGACGACTTCTGCCGCCTCGCCGCGGACGGGCTCGACGACGAGTCGCGCGACCTGGTCCTGGAGATCCTCTCGGACGGCGTCGACTCGGAGCGCTCGGCCACCGTCATCGCCGACGCCGCTGCTGCCGACCCCGTGCTCGCGTCCCGCCTCGCGCTGTGGGGACGTCGCCTCGTGGGCGAGGCCCTGGGGCTCGTGCAGACGCTGCTCTCCGAGCGTGAGGGCCTGGGCCGGCTCCTCGCGGACGGCGCGGGACACCGCACCGAGGCGGGCACGCCCGGGGCTGCCGACGTGACGGGTACCGCCGCCGACCGGCAGGCCTGGGTGTTCTCCCAGCTCACGGCGGAGCACACGCGCCGGATGGGGCGGTTGGGCCTCGCGGCCTGA
- a CDS encoding DUF3152 domain-containing protein, with protein MRRGPAAAFVVAGVLGGLGAGVLGVGSLIPGAPTGPVAPAASGATDRAGGDGVGQEGAAPEASAGSAAGGTASTDGAADARSEDPASRSVRDPLVGLDGPGSLPLPLERVVEEGSGLVGREVVPDLGGALTIVPAEVPAPGAGTVRRVRVEVEQGLPVDGETFAAAVLATLNDPRGWSAVDGVTFARTGGDADIRVVLASPATTDRLCAPLQTEGAYSCGVTGAAILNFSRWVNGATDFGQDLPLYRQYLVNHEVGHVLGHRHVSCPAPGALAPVMVQQSMSTEGCLPNGWPTL; from the coding sequence ATGCGCCGCGGTCCGGCGGCAGCGTTCGTCGTGGCCGGTGTCCTGGGCGGGCTCGGGGCCGGCGTCCTCGGGGTGGGTTCGCTGATCCCCGGCGCCCCGACCGGTCCCGTGGCTCCTGCGGCCTCCGGTGCGACGGACCGCGCAGGGGGCGACGGCGTCGGGCAGGAGGGCGCGGCGCCCGAGGCGAGCGCCGGTTCCGCGGCGGGCGGGACCGCCAGCACGGACGGCGCGGCCGATGCGCGCTCGGAGGACCCCGCGAGCCGTTCGGTCCGCGACCCGCTCGTCGGCCTCGACGGTCCGGGGTCGCTGCCGCTGCCCCTCGAGCGGGTCGTCGAGGAGGGGTCGGGGCTGGTCGGCCGGGAGGTCGTGCCGGACCTCGGCGGAGCCTTGACGATCGTGCCCGCCGAGGTGCCGGCGCCCGGGGCGGGGACGGTCCGGCGTGTGCGTGTCGAGGTCGAGCAGGGGCTGCCCGTGGACGGCGAGACGTTCGCGGCCGCCGTGCTCGCGACGCTCAACGACCCGCGGGGCTGGAGCGCGGTGGACGGCGTGACGTTCGCGCGGACCGGGGGCGACGCGGACATCCGTGTGGTCCTGGCGAGCCCTGCGACGACCGACCGGCTGTGTGCGCCGCTCCAGACCGAGGGGGCGTACTCGTGCGGTGTGACCGGCGCCGCGATCCTCAACTTCTCGCGCTGGGTGAACGGCGCGACCGACTTCGGGCAGGACCTGCCGCTGTACCGGCAGTACCTGGTGAACCACGAGGTCGGGCACGTGCTGGGGCACCGGCACGTGAGCTGCCCCGCGCCGGGGGCGCTCGCGCCCGTCATGGTCCAGCAGTCGATGTCGACCGAGGGGTGCCTGCCGAACGGGTGGCCGACGCTCTAG
- a CDS encoding DUF3107 domain-containing protein: protein MEVTIGVQNLARELVIETEETTEAVAAAVSAALAGGPALELLDSRGRRVIVPTASIGYVEIGTEEQRRVGFGSL, encoded by the coding sequence GTGGAAGTCACCATCGGTGTGCAGAACTTGGCCCGCGAGCTCGTGATCGAGACGGAGGAGACCACGGAGGCCGTGGCCGCCGCCGTCTCCGCCGCTCTGGCCGGCGGTCCGGCCCTCGAGCTGCTCGACTCGCGCGGGCGCCGCGTCATCGTCCCGACGGCGTCGATCGGCTACGTCGAGATCGGCACCGAGGAGCAGCGTCGGGTGGGCTTCGGCTCGCTCTGA
- a CDS encoding beta-N-acetylhexosaminidase has translation MNSPGRRRPAALAAGFLSTILTATLLTACTAEESTVPSLGLGLVPVPTDVSLDGGEGFVLTADSTIALVTPEYLAPDVHHVGEELAEYLGTATGFDLPLGPAVDGAAGEIRLELVPDTEVAWDRDGLLDDPAVEAYELTVDDDQIVLTAAAPPGLFRGVQTLRQLFPPEIESTTVQDAPAGGWTAPAVTITDEPRFAYRGAMLDVARRFYPVESVKRFIDHASTYKLNALHLHLTDDQGWRIAVDALPELTEIGSTTQEWWEPGSGEGERWYYTAEEYAEIVAYAGEKFVTVIPEIDGPGHTLAAQASLGSLTCDGVPTAQYWGPEVNNPVVCSSEENMGNVRAFLQTVLASVAGQNPGPYLHLGGDEAPSPPGWYENYAEAANEIATGHGKTVIGWHQWGAAEALPPGTLVQYWGVGERLRPVIGGEATNADLVDVQDALDLGARLIMSPADRTYLDMKYDQDTPYGLEWAAQITLEEAYGWDPATELTSPDGRSVLADESDMAGVEVLLWSDRSYPDSLMKTPESLDEFVPVDQYADFMLFPRLPATAEVAWSDQADRSYPDFRDRLVQVSPRWTAAGIGWNEVVDVDWTP, from the coding sequence ATGAACTCGCCAGGTCGCCGTCGACCCGCCGCCCTGGCCGCAGGGTTCCTCTCCACGATCCTCACCGCGACGCTGCTCACGGCCTGCACGGCCGAGGAGAGCACTGTCCCGTCGCTCGGCCTGGGGCTCGTCCCCGTGCCCACCGACGTGAGCCTCGACGGGGGCGAGGGATTCGTCCTCACCGCGGACTCGACGATCGCCCTGGTCACCCCTGAGTACCTGGCCCCTGACGTCCACCACGTCGGGGAGGAGCTCGCCGAGTACCTCGGGACGGCGACGGGCTTCGACCTGCCGCTCGGCCCGGCTGTCGATGGGGCGGCGGGCGAGATCCGGCTCGAGCTCGTCCCGGACACCGAGGTCGCCTGGGACCGGGACGGCCTGCTCGACGACCCGGCGGTCGAGGCGTACGAGCTCACGGTCGACGACGACCAGATCGTCCTGACGGCGGCCGCGCCCCCCGGCCTGTTCCGCGGTGTCCAGACGCTGCGCCAGCTCTTCCCGCCGGAGATCGAGTCGACCACCGTCCAGGACGCCCCCGCAGGCGGCTGGACCGCCCCGGCCGTCACGATCACCGACGAGCCCCGCTTCGCCTACCGTGGCGCGATGCTCGACGTGGCCCGCCGCTTCTACCCGGTCGAGTCCGTCAAGCGCTTCATCGACCACGCCTCGACCTACAAGCTCAACGCTCTGCATCTGCACCTCACGGACGACCAGGGGTGGCGCATCGCCGTCGACGCCCTGCCCGAGCTCACCGAGATCGGCTCCACGACGCAGGAGTGGTGGGAGCCGGGCAGCGGAGAGGGTGAACGCTGGTACTACACCGCCGAGGAGTACGCGGAGATCGTCGCGTACGCGGGCGAGAAGTTCGTGACGGTCATCCCGGAGATCGACGGGCCCGGCCACACGCTCGCGGCCCAGGCGTCGCTCGGCTCGCTGACGTGCGACGGCGTCCCCACGGCGCAGTACTGGGGCCCCGAGGTCAACAACCCCGTGGTCTGCTCGAGCGAGGAGAACATGGGCAACGTCCGGGCGTTCCTCCAGACCGTCCTCGCGTCCGTCGCGGGGCAGAACCCCGGACCGTACCTGCACCTGGGCGGCGACGAGGCCCCCAGCCCGCCCGGCTGGTACGAGAACTACGCCGAGGCCGCGAACGAGATCGCGACCGGCCACGGCAAGACCGTGATCGGCTGGCACCAGTGGGGTGCTGCCGAGGCGCTGCCGCCGGGCACGCTCGTCCAGTACTGGGGCGTGGGGGAGCGGCTGCGCCCGGTCATCGGCGGGGAGGCGACGAACGCCGACCTGGTCGACGTGCAGGACGCCCTCGACCTGGGCGCGCGGCTCATCATGTCCCCGGCGGACCGGACCTACCTCGACATGAAGTACGACCAGGACACCCCGTACGGCCTGGAGTGGGCCGCGCAGATCACGCTCGAGGAGGCGTACGGCTGGGACCCCGCGACCGAGCTCACCTCGCCGGACGGGAGGAGTGTCCTGGCCGACGAGTCCGACATGGCCGGTGTCGAGGTGCTGCTGTGGTCCGACCGCTCCTACCCGGACAGCCTCATGAAGACCCCCGAGAGCCTCGACGAGTTCGTGCCCGTCGACCAGTACGCCGACTTCATGCTCTTCCCGCGCCTGCCCGCGACGGCCGAGGTCGCGTGGTCCGACCAGGCCGACCGCAGCTACCCGGACTTCCGCGACCGGCTCGTCCAGGTGTCCCCACGCTGGACCGCGGCGGGCATCGGGTGGAACGAGGTCGTGGACGTCGACTGGACCCCGTGA